The DNA window gggaaaattggaacactaatgcattgttggtggagctgtgaactgatcaaatcattctggagagcaattcggaattatgcccaaagggcaataaagctgtgcataccctttgacccagcaatcccacttttaggtcttttgcccaaagaaatcatggaagggagaaagggacccacatgtacaaaaatatttatagctgctctttacgtggtagcgaggaattggaagttgagggggtgcccatcaattggggaatggctggacaagttgtggtatatgaatacaatggaatactattgtgctgtaagaaatgatgagcaggaagagttcagagaaacctggagggtcttacgtgagctgatgatgagtgagatgagcagaaccagaagaacattgtacacagtatcatcaacattgagtgttgacctactgtgatggactatattcttctcaccaatgcaatggtacagaagagttccagggaactcatgatagaagaggatctccaaatccaagaaaaaaaaagaaagaaagaactgtggagtatagatgatgattgaaccatattatttcttttgttttgggtgctgttggttttttttttctttctattttgaggttttgcatcactgctctgattctttctcttgtaacaggattaatgcagaaataggattaatgttattatgtgtatatatatgtgtgtgtatatatatctatatctatatctatatgtatagagacatatagatataacctatatcagattacctgctgtctaggggagggggaagggaggggtgggagggagaaaaatctgaaattgtaaagcatgtataaacaaaagttgagaactatctttacatgtaatggaaaaaataaaatacctcatactaaaaaaaaaatgcagatgatataaaatacttgggaatcaaTATGGCAAGACAAAACCAGGGAATATATGAGCATGATTACacaacacttttcacaaaaaaagACAGTTCTAAATAACTGGATAATTATAAATAGCTTGCAGATAGGCCAAGCCAttataatataaatgataattctacctaagttaTTTGATGTCTAtgagattttctttgcaaagatactggaatggtttgtcagaTCCTTCTCTGGTGGATCACCTTTGGTCAAATCTCACTATGAGAACCTGTCCATCTTAGGTAACCCTGCAAGGCACaactcatagtttcattgaactACGTACATTCCTCCACCCCAACAAAGCATTAATTCAGGAGGGGTTTAAGATCCATAATGTTTAGCAATAAAGAGAATCTTGTGGTACTCCTGCAGGATCAGATCACATCAGGGATATTGAATTCAGTTCTAGGTGggacattttaggaagggcattgatcAACTAGATACTgtccagaaggcagagatgaagctAGTGAAGGATATAGGGATCATTGCATTACACATAAAAAATAGTTGGAAGAACTTGAGCTATTACCCAAAGGaagattatatttttttttgtggaaaataCAGGTGTTCTGGTAAATTAGGTtactttttcctcatttgttactTAGACTTAAAGTACTGAATGGGATTTGCCTTAGACAAACTGAAAGCTGGGGAAAAACTTAGCTTAAGAATGCCAAGGCATCTTACTGCATCTGGAGTTATCTCCTATTGCCCTGATCTATATCTTATCACTGGACTCAGATTACCCCAGAGGAGAAAGTAGagttgatgactttgtacaactctgactcacttaaatccaattgacttgCAAACATAGACAtcatcctcctgatgtcattggtcctctttaagaatgaaggataaacaacaatctATGAGCAGTACTGTCTCCACTGGGGACAAAACTGGGCAGTTCTAGTTAGGGAAtgctgcttccttcctttcttccttcattttttgcttgcttgcttgctctcttccttccttctctccttccttcctcttttccttctctccacaaGGGGAATCATCCCCTTACAGATGCGTGTTCTTCTCAAagtaatataaattttgattgtttaaaactcatatatatatatatatatatattggtgaggcaattggggttaaatgacttgcccagggtcacacagctagtaagtgttaactgtctgaggccggacttgaactcaggtcctcctgaacccagggccagtgctctatccactgtgccacctagctacctcatatATCTATTTGAGACAATTAAGTCTTCTGTCCcatatagtttcatttttttccctgttcatccatattctttttttttctgataaaagtattttattctttttccagttacatgtaaaaatagttctcaacatatgtttatataatctTTCCAATTGcagattttcttcctccttcacctccctgccccctcccctagacagcaggtaatctgatataagtttatatatatatatatatatatatatatatatatatatatatatatatatatatagcattaaacttatttctgcattagtcatgttataagagaagaatcagaacaatgacaaaaaacgtcaaaatagaaaaacaataataacaaaagcaaaagaaatagtgtggttcaatcagcttctatactccatagttctttttttttttctggatttcgaGATCCAATTCCATCGTGAGTCCCCTGGAgttctcctgtaccattgcattggtgagaagaatatagtccatcacagtagatcaacacacaatgttgataatactgtgtacaatgttcttctggttctgctcatctcactcatcatcaattcatgcaagtccttccaggtttctctaaactcctcctgctcaatgtttcttacagcacaatagaattccattacattcatataccataacttgttcagccattccccaattgatgggcaaaccctcaatttccaattccttgccaccacaaaatgggCAGCTATAAATagatttgtacatgtgggtccttttcccttttttatgatctctttggggaaaagaccccaaaatgTTATTGCTGGGTtgaagggtatacacagctttatagccctttgggcataattccagattgctctctagaatagctggatcagttcacagctccaccaacaatgcattagtgttccaattttcccacaacttttccaatattcattattttccttatttgtcatattagccaatctgataggtgtcaggtggtgcctcagagttgttttaatttgcatctctctaatcaatagttatttcttcatgagaaaactgactgttcatatcctttgaccatttctcaattgggaaatgacttgaagtcttataaatttgatttagttccctatatattttagaaatgagacctttataagAAGTACTGGCCAAAAAAATTGTTGCCCAGCTTTCtgaatcccttctaattttgaatgcattgcttctgtttgtacaaaaactctttaatttagtgtaatcaaaatcatccattttgcatttcataatattcttctttccaaagatctgaaaggtagaatattccttcctctcctaatttacctatgttatcacctcttatgcctaaatcatgtatccattttgaccttattttagtataaggtgtaagatgtaggtctatgtctaatttctgccatactatcttccagttttcccagcagtttttgtcaaatactgagttcctattccagaagctggagtctttgggtttatcaaacactacattactagtgtcatttactactgcatttcctgtgcctagcctattccattgttcctccactctatttcttagccagcaccagatagttttgatgacttccactttatagtaaagctccaaaTTTGATACAGTTGACCTACCTagctgtgcatttttttcattgacattcttgactttttgtttttccagatgaattttgttattattttttctagctctataaaataatttttaggtagtctgattggtatggcactgaataagtacatgaatttgggtagaattgtcatttttactatattagctctgcctatccatgagcaattaatatctttccaattatttagatctgatttgatttgtgtgaaaagtgtttttgttcatagagttcctgggttcatcttggcaagtagactcctaagtattttatattacctaccgttactttaaatagaatttctctttctatctcttgctgctggactttgttggtcatgtatagaaatgctgatgatttatgtggatttattttatatcctgctactttgctaaagttcttaattgtgtcaagtagtttttgagttgattctctaggattcactcagtatactatcatatctgcagagtgatagttttgtttcctccttgcctcttctaattcctttaattcctttttattctctgattgctaatgctaacatttctagtacaatattgaataatagaggtgacaatggacatccctgtttcacccttgatcttattgggaaggcctctaacttctctccattacatataatgcttgtggcTGGTttcaggtagatactgtttattattttaaggaaagctctaagAAGTTGGATACTagaccacttggcgcatacatatttaatattgatattgcttcactATCtgtagtgccttttagcaagatgtagtttccttccttatctcttttaatgagatctatttttgccagtgctttgtctgagataaggattgctacccctgctttttttactttagctgaagcataatatattctgctccagccttttacctttactcttcaTGTATCTCTCTGTtgtaaatgtgtttcttataaacagcatattgtaggagtCTGGCTTTTATCCACCCTgctatttgcttccgttttatagcagagttcatcccatttacattcacagttattattactaactgtctattcccttccattctattcaccCCTTTGTACTTCTCCCCCTTCTTTGACCCTATACATGCTCACAGATGTTtggcttcttacccctgcctccaccaatctgccctccctttttatcacccctcccttttctttgccctcccttctatcagtcccctcttccctttccccttttatttccctaaagaatatgctaagtttctttatccaaatgaacatatatgttattccctctttgaatcaaatctaatcacagtagagttgaaacaatgtttaccttctttccctgtattgtaataggtttttttttcacctcttcatatgatgtaattcaccccattccacctcccctttcctcttctcctcatagGCTCCCtctttaaccccttaatttcctttatgtcataacatcaaagacaatttatatttataccctctgtgtataatccctctGTCTGACCAAAATcatttacaattctcaagagttataactattatcttcccatgcagggatgtaaacaatttaacctaattgagtaactttttttttccctgtttaccattttatacttctcttgagtcttgtatgttaatggattttttaaggcattgttttcttcagtgaaattatgcacctttttttccatttggtcagatgaatttttaaggaattgttttcttcagtcaatctttgtgcttccttttccaagctcctacttcttttttcataattttcttatgttgctttcatttctctcaattgatttttgaaatcctttatgAGTTCCTCCCAGAAGACTGTTTGTTCTTGAAACAAATTCACCTTCcgtcttgaggcttcacatgtaggcagtttgggagcattgtcctcatctgaattgtttcccatctttctgcatccgttctaattttggatgctttgcttctatttgtacaaaaactttttaatataatgtaatcaaaatcatccattttgcaattcataataatctctatctcttgcttggtcataaaatgttcccttttccaaagatctgaaaggtagactattccttcctctcctaatttatgcATGGTATCAActcttatgtttaaatcatgaccttattttagtataaggtgtaagatgttggtctatgccttatgtctgccatactatcttccaattttcccagcagtttttgtcaaatactgaattcctatcccagaagctggattctttgactttatcaaacagtacattactgaattcatttactactgtgtctcctgtgcctaagctGTTCCAGTCATCctccactatatttcttagccagtaccagatagttttgatgactgccactttatagtaaagctccagatttgatacggctaacccaccttcctgtgcattttttttccattatttcccttgatatccttgagtttttgtttttccagctgaaatttgttattattttttctagctctataaaataaattttaggtagtcagattggtatggtgctgaataagtatattaatttaggtagaattgtcatttttactatattagttctgcctgtccatgagcaattgctaTCCTTCCAatgatttagatctgatttgatttgtgtgaaaggtCTTTGGTAATTGTattcacagagttcctgggtttgtcttggcaagtagactcccaagtattttatattatctactcctactttaaattgaattttctttctatttcttgctgctggactttgttggtcagatatagaaatgctgatgatttatgtggatttattttatatcctgttactttctaaatttgttaattgtttcaagtaatttttgatttgattctctaggattctctaagtgtatcatcatatcatctgcaaagagagatagttttgtttcctccttgcctattctaattcctttaattcccttttcttctctgatttctaatgttaacatttctagtgcaatatttaataatagaggTGTTAATGGatattcctgtttcacccctgatcttattgggaaggcttctagtttatctcccttacatataatgcttgtggatgcttttaggtagatactgcttactattttaaggaaagctccacctgttcctaaactctctagtgtttttattaggaatgggtgctgtattttgtcaaaagctttctctgcatctattgagataatcttatgatttgggttagttttcttattgatgtaattatgctgatagttttcctaatgttgaaccagccctgcattcctggtataaatcccacctggtcatagtgtattatcctggtgatcacttgcggtagtctccttgctaatatcttgtttattattttaacatcaatattcattagggaaattggtctataattttctttctctgtttttgctctgtgTGGTTTTGGTAAcaccaccatatttatgtcataaaaagaatttggtagaactctttcttcagctatttttccaaagaatttgtataatattggaaataatagtttttttaatgtttggtagaattcacccataaacacatctggccctggggattttttcttatggtgttcattaatggcttattcaatttctttttctaatatgggtttatttatggattttatttccccttcagttaacctgggctgtttttatttttgtaaatgtccatttcatttacattgtcaaattAATTGGCAAAAGTTGGGCAAAATGATTAAGGATCTTGAGAAGGGTcgtccttttttttgttttgttttttctataggGATTCCGGAGGCGCCGGCCGGTGAGCCTGGGAGGTGCTACGGTGACCATGGTGGAGGGGGACAAGTGCAGCAGCAACCTGCTGGCTGCAGAAACTGCCAGCTTGGAAGAACAGTTACAAGGATGGGGAGAAGTAATGCTCGTAGCTGATAAAATCCTTCGATGGGAAAGAGCCTGGTTTCCACCTGCAGTTGTGGGTGTTGTGTCTTTGCTATTCCTTTTGATCTACTACTTAGATCCATCTGTTCTTTCTGGTGTTTCCTGTTTCGTTATGTTTTTGTGCCTGGCTGACTACCTTGTACCCATTCTTGCTCCTAGAATATTTGGCTCCAATAAATGGACAACTGAGCAACAGCAGAGATTCCATGAAATCTGCAGCAATCTGGTGAAGACACGGCGAAGAACTGTTGGCTGGTGGAGACGCCTCTTCACCCTGAAGGAAGAAAAACCTAAAATGTACTTCATGACCATGATTATTTCCCTTGCTGCAGTTGCTTGGATTGGACAGCAAGTGCACAATCTTTTCCTCACCTACCTTATTGTAACTTTCTTACTGCTACTTCCTGGACTAAACCAACATGGAATCATTTCAAAATACATCGGAATGGCCAAAAGGGAGATAAACAAGCTCCTCaaacaaaaggagaagaaaaatgaatgaggcaCCTCTTTCATTCAGTATCATAAATGTGACAGACATAGTGTTCTTGGGAGCAGTTTCTACAAAGTGTGTGTACTAACATGTTACAGAAGCACATTTTTACTTTCTTGTTTAACTTCTGATTGGCTCTGGATAAGATTTTGAGACTTGCCAGTTGAAAGCTCTATGCAAAATTCAGCAGAATGTCTTTACTGATTAATATTGAAAACATAGAAGATAGCTGTCTATGAAAGGACCCCCTCTGGACTTGTTCTTATTTCATTACCCAAGGTTCACTGAAACGGAACTGAACCAAAACAACCCTTTAGTAGAGTAGTTTAGTAATTCACTAGTATAGTAATTCACTTTAATCCTTTAGAATGTTAATGGTAACTTGAGTAATACAGTCCATCTTGCAATGGAAAATCTCAGGTTAACCTTTTCCTCCTAGAGAAATAGTGGTGGTCTGTGGGTATAGAAAGTAGGTTTCATGCCCTGCTTCGAAAAGTTGGCTCTGTGGATATAATGACCAATTTTGTCACTTCTCATGAAGAGACCAATTAGCATTAATTTTCCATTCCTATCCAGTACCATGGAAATGCCCACAGAATTACTGAGAAGTGGTTCCATGGCCTAGCTAATAGTTTGGTTAGTGTATTTCTCCTATAAAACACCTTGGCACCTTTGATCATTTCTACCAAGTAGCAATCTGGTACACTGTTGTCAGTGTAACTTCTATTCAGTAAATTGTTGAGAAGCTTCTTTAGAGTATACTTCTAAATAGAATCCTACTCTTTTAAAATGATTATCTAAATTCCTGgcctgggggagagagagggcaaAGGAAGAACTAATGAGTAGAGTCACCATTAGGTAAAAACTCTAGAAACAGAGTTATGTCAAATAGTGTTCACCCCTAGCTCTAAGACCAGACAGGATAATTTAACCCTTAAATGACTTAAGTCCCATTCTGGGAAATAACAGAGCTCATGACATACCATTTTAAATTCTCAGACCTATAAAGTGACCCAGGTTAATAGTATAACATGCTAGAAAGTCTGCCCGTTGTTTGTATGATTTGAATTTGCCAGATATTCAAATTATATTTGGCTTAGTAGCCAGAAATTGAGGTAGCTTCCAATTTGAATAAAGAAGCCTACAAAGCTTTCAGCACTTCTCCAAAAACACTTTCCCCTGTGAAAATGTCAAGGAATGTTTAGAAACAATACTTAAACTCTTATTAACTATGATATAGTTTTGTGAATTTAATTGCACTGAAATTATAAAAACTGGGCTGTGATATTTATGTTCTAACAGTAAACTTTTGTTTTCAGAATACTACTGTAGTCAAGGAGCCCATGTAGCATGATTGGTTTTATGAATGTTGTCTGATATACAAACCACCTAGAGAATATTgcatttatttcctcttgtaaatAAGCCTGTCTTCATAGCTGTTTTTGTGTGTTGTACTGATGACCTCTGCTGTTTTACTCCtgtttttccttctattgtaTTTTGTGTAGGAAGAGgcgggaagagaaaaaagagggagggtaaagaataaaaaagttaaactcttcaaaaaaaaaaaaaagttgggcaaaataattcctaattattgatttaatttccacttcattggtggtaacatcatccttttcatttttgatactggtaatttggttttctttctttttttaaataaaattaaccgatattttatctactttattggtttgttcataaaaccagctcttagttttattgattaattctatagttttcttgctttcaattttattaatttctcctttatttttcaggatctctagtttagtttctaattggggatttctaattttttctatttttatctttttaagttgcatgtccaattcgtTGATcttgtctttcccttttttattcatgtaagcagttagagttataaattttcccctaagcactgctttggctgcatcccatagattttggcatgttgtctcattattgtcattctcttggataaagttattaattgtttctatgatttgttgtttgacccattcattctttagaatgaaattatttagtttccaattgattttcattctacttttccctggctctttcttacatgtaatttttattgcatcatgatctgagaaggatgcatttactatttctgcctttctacatttgactataatgttttataccctaatacatggtcaattttagAAATTTGGGTAATCGATACTTGGCTGCAGTTCAAGCTCCTTttccttccggaatatcatattccaagcctagtggtcctttaatgttgaatgtgctaggtcctgagcaatcctgactgtggttccatgatatttaaatggcttctttctggctgtttggagtattttctccttcacctgataattctggaatttggctataatattccttggagttttccttttgaggtctctttcaggaggtgattgatggattctttcaaagatgattttaccctctgattctataatatcagggccgttctccttaataatttcctggaatatggtctcTATACTCTTTTTCTGGCTTTCTTGGCTTTcaagcagtccaatgattctcaaattgtttctcttggatctttttttttccaggtcagttgtctttccaatgaggtatttcacattttcttctattttttcattcttttgattctgcttggctgattccttgtgtctcatgaattctttatcttccaactgtcaaattttaattttttttaatttttaaattttaatttttttagcaacaaacatttattttattttccatttacatgtaagtgtagttttcaacattcattttcgtacgatttatagttccaaatttttctccctccctccctccctttcctcccccttccacaagattgcaatcaggttatatatgtacaatccacaagtgttcttttttatcagttctttctataggggtgcatagtaagcttcctcattagttccttggaattgtcttggatcattgcactgctgagagtagttacgtcattcacaattgctcattgaacaatactgctgtcactatacacaatgtcctctcagctctgcccacttcactatacatcaatgttcattagtctttcaaggtttttgggggatcatcctgtttgttatttcctgtagcacaaaaccattctactacaatcatcgaacacagctttttccatcattcctcaattgatggacattcccttgattctcagttcttagcctccaccaagagttgctataaatattttttgtacaaccccccccccatttctctttttcatgattactattattaactgtttcccttccatcctattcccatccccatgatatttattctattatccatcttctttcatcctatcactcttcaaaatggatttgcttctgtctatcccctcccccactctgcccttccttcctttgcccctctctctttattcccttcctctcctattttccttcagggttatagagattactccacccaattaagtgtgtacattattccctccttgagccaattctaatgagattgtgGTCTTTGAGCccattttgatgagtgttaggctcatttactgtccagattaaatagattactccacccagttgggtatgtctgttagtccctccgtGAGGCAGCTCTGATGTGTTTAAGATCGGTGAGCCTTTTCTGAAGAgggtaaaattaatttactaccCTGCCatatcttcccccactccataagccttttcctgttcctttcatgtaggatttcacttctgtccttctccctccctcctctagctaagtgacagagtggacaaatcatcaccccttgaccaatttgtatttttcttggaagctttagatataggggccctgatgttgacatcttcctctgagggtgccccttggccttccttgttactgaagaaactttctatggtcctaacctttctctgttggctcatcatgcctttcttttactagacttttagctccttaaattggggcactgttCCCAGGCTGCATTATCTCatgcttcagaagtcccaggtggtatgatttaaggagaatcaggttcttcccttgcctggcctgtttcctggtcctagatgaccccagaccaacttgctaatcaaccagctttgtgtgttgtggttgttagctctgatgagtctgtgcccctcccacacctgggcccctgctactcgagcctacctcctggttctcagcagggatgtaaaatccaagttctgccttagcaccagcatagacccctatagtctctcccctgcccagggatCAGCCCagtcaccagtctgtgagcttagttccagatgacactggtgcttcagctgattcagaggttctggggggtctgcttttctggtgaggccttcctgggactggatctgtgtcagggtgaccgtggggttgggcctgactcctgtatcagcacagcagctccctgcTTCTGACATTCCAAGCTGTTCTtcgttagaagatgatttcagcacattcttctatgagttttactgctccgggcattttcctatggcgttatttggatgttttttggaatgattgtgtcatgagtttgggagctttctgcctttcctccaccatcttggctccaccccagaagcaACTCTAATTGCaccctaattttaatttttaaggcattgttttcttcagtgaggttatgcaccttttttttttccatttggccagataaattttttaaggagttgttttcttcagtcaatctttttgcttccttttccaagctgttgattcttttttcataattttcttttcttgctttcatttctataatttgatttttgaaatcctttttgagttcctcccagaaggctttttgttcttgagaccaatttatcttcaCTCTTGAGGCTtaacatgtaggcaatttggtagtattgtcctcatctgaatttgtgtttgcctcttcacTGTAAacacagaagttctcaatggtgagagttctttttttgtttcttactcattttttaattaaaaaaaaatatatttttatttatttatttattttttagtgaggcaattggggttaagtgacctgcccaggg is part of the Dromiciops gliroides isolate mDroGli1 chromosome 4, mDroGli1.pri, whole genome shotgun sequence genome and encodes:
- the LOC122726009 gene encoding ADP-ribosylation factor-like protein 6-interacting protein 1 — its product is MVEGDKCSSNLLAAETASLEEQLQGWGEVMLVADKILRWERAWFPPAVVGVVSLLFLLIYYLDPSVLSGVSCFVMFLCLADYLVPILAPRIFGSNKWTTEQQQRFHEICSNLVKTRRRTVGWWRRLFTLKEEKPKMYFMTMIISLAAVAWIGQQVHNLFLTYLIVTFLLLLPGLNQHGIISKYIGMAKREINKLLKQKEKKNE